From Ananas comosus cultivar F153 linkage group 8, ASM154086v1, whole genome shotgun sequence, one genomic window encodes:
- the LOC109714448 gene encoding uncharacterized protein LOC109714448 produces MATAIAAIADAASWCCALAVVALVVLCALRAGPPTAAELAAVADEGRQFDAVLRGARLAEKRLCDEIYVVGEGETLHSISDKCGDPFIVERNPHVHDPDDVFPGLVIKLIPHQHV; encoded by the coding sequence ATGGCCACGGCAATCGCCGCGATCGCCGACGCCGCCTCGTGGTGCTGCGCCCTGGCGGTGGTGGCGCTGGTCGTCCTTTGCGCCCTCCGAGCGGGGCCTCCGACGGCGGCGGAATTGGCCGCCGTAGCCGACGAAGGAAGGCAATTTGATGCGGTATTGCGCGGCGCGAGGCTCGCGGAGAAGCGGCTGTGCGACGAGATATACGTGGTGGGAGAGGGGGAGACGCTGCACAGCATCAGCGACAAGTGCGGCGACCCGTTCATCGTCGAGCGCAACCCCCACGTCCACGACCCCGACGACGTCTTCCCCGGCCTCGTCATCAAGCTGATCCCCCACCAACATGTTTAA